Below is a window of Actinomycetota bacterium DNA.
AGGATGCCCTGAGGACGGGGGGAGGTGTTCGTCGTGGGTCAGATGACACACGAGGAGCCGGGCGGTGTGATCTCGATGTTCGCCCGGAATTGGTGGCTGTTCCTTCTTCGCGGCGTGGCGGCGATCGTGTTCGGGATCATCGCCATCGTCTATCCCGACGTCACGATCACGGCGCTGGCCATCGTGTTCGGGATCTACGCGATCGCCGACTCGGTTGGGTCGTTCGCGAGCGCGATCGGCCATCGGAATGTCGACGGCTGGCACCGCGCGGCGCACGCGCTCGAAGGTGTCGTTGCGCTCGTTGCGGGCGTTCTCGCGCTGGTGCTACCCGATCTGACCGCCCTTGCCCTCGTCGTCCTGATCGGGATATGGGCCATCGTCAGCGGCGTCGTCGAGATCATGGCGGCGATCAGACTGCGTCGGGTCATCGACACCGAGTGGCTGCTCGGGATCTCCGGGCTGCTGTCGATCATCGCCGGCATCGTCATCCTCGTCTGGCCTGACGCCGGAGCGGTTGCGATCTCGTGGCTGATCGGGACGTACGCGATCGTCTTCGGGATCGTCTTCGTGTGGCTGGGGTTCAAACTTCGCCGGCTGGGTCGGACGGACGAGGGCGTCGATCGCGATATCCGGAGTGCGGCCTAGGGGTAGTCCTGGTTCTGGTCCGAGTCGTGGTCCGAGTCCTGGTCCGGGTTCTGGTCCTGGTCCGACAGCCGTTCCGGCCACGGCTGGTTGGGATACAGGCTCGAGATCGAGTCTCGTAGCCACGCGCGCACGTCGCGAGCGAGCCAGTCGCGGAGCGTCTCGAAGTCGACATCGTCTGCGAGCGACGTTTGGTCATCTCCGCGTCATCGAAGTAGGCGGCGCCTCCGTAGAACAGGACGATGTCGCGAACGACCGTCGGAATCCCCTACGCCGATAGCGCGGTGGCGCTCTAAATCGGCACGACGATCGGCGGTTCGGCGCTGAGGACCCAGTCGTCGTGCGATCGTCGTAGATGAGCACCTCGAGCTCCGCATCGCCGTCGGAGTGCGCGTGCGCGTGCGCCGGCAGGACGAGACGCCGGCGTCCCAGAGGCCGGTGGTCTCCTGATCGACGAGCGCGTCGCGCGCAATCAGGTTCCAGGCGGATAGCCGCTCGAACACCGTGCCCTGATCCTCGGCGAACGTGACGATGTCGATGTCCACGTGATCGCGTGTCTGCTCGCCGATCCACGCGTCCACGGCCCATCCGCCGCACAACGCCCACCACGGGCGGAGAGTTGACATGAGCTCGACAACGCGGACCAGGGAGCGAGGGATGGACGTCATGGACGTCATGGACGTCATGGACGTCATGGATGACCCAAGTCGATTGATCTCGCGTCTTCCAGCAACGCCCATCTCGTTCGATTGAGTGTCAGTGGCTCGGTGTAGCGTCGCACGCATGTTCGGTTTGGGTTTACACGTTCAATGAGCGAGCTTCGCTCGGCTCTCGACGGCTTGTTGGTCGTTGATGACGCCGCACTATCCGATGATCAACTGGTCGCCGATCTTGACGAAGTCGAACGCGCAACTCGACAACTCGAGACAATCCGCGCGCGCCGGCTCGGCGAGCTCGAGCGGCGACAGGTCTGGAGCCGTGACGGCCATTTCTCGTTGGCGTCGTGGCTGGCCACGAGACATCGCGTCGCACCCTCGACGGCCGCCAGTCACGTTCGAATGGCTCGTGCATTGGAGGCGATGCCGGTCGCCGCGGACGCGCTTGCCACTGGCGACGTCTCATCGTCGGCGATCACGCTCCTCGCGTCTGCTCGGGAGGAAGCGCCCGAGCAGTTCGCGCGGTCCGAGGGGTCGTTGGTCGACGCCGCTCGAACGCTCTCCGTCGACCACCTGAAAGACGTCGTGGCGCGGTGGCGGCACGACCACGCCGACGACGCCGACGACGATCGACAGGAGCTGTATCTCTCACCGACGCTCGTTGGCCGGGGCAGGCTCTCAGGCGATCTGAATGCCGAGACCACCCAGGTCCTGATCACCGCGCTCCGGGCGGTGCAGGACGCGGAGGTTCGCTCGAGCGACCGGACCGATACGCGATCCCCCGCCCGTCGCCGGGCCGACGCCTTGGGCGAGATCTGCCGCCAGTGGCTCGAC
It encodes the following:
- a CDS encoding HdeD family acid-resistance protein gives rise to the protein MTHEEPGGVISMFARNWWLFLLRGVAAIVFGIIAIVYPDVTITALAIVFGIYAIADSVGSFASAIGHRNVDGWHRAAHALEGVVALVAGVLALVLPDLTALALVVLIGIWAIVSGVVEIMAAIRLRRVIDTEWLLGISGLLSIIAGIVILVWPDAGAVAISWLIGTYAIVFGIVFVWLGFKLRRLGRTDEGVDRDIRSAA
- a CDS encoding DUF222 domain-containing protein; the protein is MRARRLGELERRQVWSRDGHFSLASWLATRHRVAPSTAASHVRMARALEAMPVAADALATGDVSSSAITLLASAREEAPEQFARSEGSLVDAARTLSVDHLKDVVARWRHDHADDADDDRQELYLSPTLVGRGRLSGDLNAETTQVLITALRAVQDAEVRSSDRTDTRSPARRRADALGEICRQWLDSSGRPTVAGERPHVIVTIDVESLGRSENAPGTARSAGARLGGRLTDVGPISAADALMWTCDAQVTRVITDAGSRPLDVGRTTRITPPWIRKALLVRDGGCVPSPTAGDHPRGAIRTTLSTGPTVVRPHCRTSCCCVGDITG